One Acidimicrobiia bacterium genomic window carries:
- a CDS encoding cobalamin B12-binding domain-containing protein: MPRRILIAKPGLDGHDRGAKVIARALRDAGCEVIYSGLHQTPEQIVETALQEDVAGIGLSVLSGAHMTLFPRVVELLAERDARDIVVFGGGIIPGEDIVALKKAGLAEIFTPGTPLATVVTWVNEHIPDST; encoded by the coding sequence ATGCCCCGTCGCATCCTCATCGCCAAACCGGGCCTCGACGGGCACGACCGGGGAGCGAAGGTCATCGCCCGGGCGCTGCGTGACGCCGGCTGCGAGGTGATCTATTCGGGCCTCCACCAGACACCCGAACAGATCGTGGAGACCGCCCTCCAGGAGGACGTCGCCGGGATCGGGCTGTCGGTACTTTCGGGCGCCCACATGACCCTCTTCCCGAGAGTGGTTGAACTCCTCGCCGAACGCGATGCCCGGGACATCGTTGTCTTTGGCGGTGGGATCATCCCCGGCGAGGACATCGTCGCCCTGAAGAAGGCCGGCCTGGCGGAGATCTTCACGCCGGGCACCCCGCTCGCCACGGTCGTGACTTGGGTGAACGAGCACATTCCCGACTCGACCTGA
- a CDS encoding MgtC/SapB family protein translates to MTLELGEAAARLIAAAALSGVIGFEREVAQKAAGIRTHMLVGLGAGVFSLLSVEAFDGSDPARVAAQVVSGIGFLGAGAIFRHGFTVRGLTTAAGLWSAAAVGMASGIGEWEVAVLATGVAVVVLYVVGLTQWLVRGRRGVATTVIVMRMNDPRHVADASAAARSLAGPGGEVFIHEIAVDRASIQVTVEPAHADAVMVGLRGLEGVEKVTRVDG, encoded by the coding sequence ATGACGCTCGAACTGGGCGAGGCGGCAGCACGCCTGATCGCAGCCGCGGCCCTTTCCGGAGTCATCGGCTTCGAGCGCGAGGTGGCGCAGAAGGCCGCCGGCATTCGCACCCACATGCTCGTTGGCCTCGGAGCCGGGGTCTTCAGCCTCCTCAGCGTCGAGGCATTCGATGGCTCGGATCCCGCCCGGGTCGCCGCGCAGGTGGTCAGCGGCATCGGCTTTCTCGGTGCGGGCGCCATCTTCCGTCATGGTTTCACGGTGCGGGGGCTGACGACGGCTGCCGGCCTGTGGTCGGCCGCGGCGGTGGGGATGGCCTCCGGCATCGGCGAGTGGGAGGTGGCGGTCCTCGCCACCGGGGTCGCCGTGGTGGTCCTCTATGTCGTCGGGCTCACCCAGTGGCTGGTTCGCGGCCGTCGGGGGGTGGCGACGACGGTGATCGTCATGCGCATGAATGACCCGAGGCATGTGGCGGACGCATCGGCCGCGGCTCGGAGTCTCGCTGGACCGGGAGGTGAGGTGTTCATCCATGAGATCGCGGTCGACCGGGCGAGCATTCAGGTGACGGTCGAGCCGGCACACGCCGACGCGGTGATGGTCGGGCTGCGCGGCCTCGAGGGAGTCGAGAAGGTCACCAGGGTGGATGGGTGA
- the sucD gene encoding succinate--CoA ligase subunit alpha, with protein MSIYIDESTRLVVQGLTGSQGRFHGFRNKAYGTNLVAGVTPGKGGTDLAGVPIFDTMSEAVAATGANTAMTFVPPAFAADGILEAAAAEGIELIVAITEGIPAQDEARLYNYIQQTSRTPLIGPNCPGLISPGKANCGITPGEITMPGPIGVVSRSGTLTYQAIHELTMRGLGQSTCVGIGGDPVPGTTFVDVLARFEADPETRAIVMIGEIGGSAEEQAAEFIRDHVSKPVIGYIAGFTAPVGKKMGHAGAIISGSSGTAAAKQEALESAGVTVVDDPTMIGEAVAGRI; from the coding sequence ATGTCCATCTACATCGACGAATCCACCCGCCTGGTCGTCCAGGGCCTCACCGGCTCCCAGGGCCGTTTCCACGGTTTCAGGAACAAGGCATATGGCACCAACCTCGTGGCGGGGGTGACTCCCGGCAAGGGTGGAACCGACCTGGCCGGCGTCCCCATCTTCGACACGATGTCCGAGGCGGTCGCCGCCACCGGCGCCAACACCGCGATGACTTTCGTTCCTCCGGCCTTTGCCGCCGACGGCATCCTCGAGGCTGCTGCGGCGGAAGGGATCGAACTGATCGTCGCGATCACCGAGGGCATTCCTGCCCAAGATGAGGCCCGGTTGTACAACTACATCCAACAGACCAGTCGGACTCCCCTCATCGGCCCCAACTGTCCCGGGCTCATTTCCCCCGGCAAGGCCAACTGCGGTATCACGCCCGGCGAGATCACCATGCCGGGACCGATCGGGGTGGTGTCGCGATCGGGCACGCTCACTTATCAGGCGATCCATGAACTCACGATGCGCGGCCTGGGGCAGTCGACGTGTGTGGGTATCGGGGGCGACCCGGTGCCGGGGACTACCTTCGTCGACGTCCTCGCCCGATTCGAGGCGGACCCCGAGACCCGGGCGATCGTCATGATCGGGGAGATCGGGGGTAGCGCCGAGGAGCAGGCCGCAGAGTTCATCCGCGATCACGTGTCGAAGCCGGTCATCGGCTACATCGCCGGGTTCACCGCCCCCGTCGGAAAGAAGATGGGTCACGCTGGGGCGATCATCAGCGGTTCGAGCGGAACCGCCGCCGCCAAGCAGGAGGCGCTGGAGAGCGCCGGGGTAACCGTGGTCGACGACCCCACCATGATCGGCGAGGCAGTCGCCGGCAGGATCTGA
- a CDS encoding arsenate reductase ArsC, giving the protein MSSGSQPTVLFLCVHNAGRSQMAAGWLGHLARDQVVVLSGGSEPAVSINPVAVEVMADAGIDIAGNSPRAWTLDEIAAADVVVTMGCGDECPVVPGPRYEDWELADPAGQPIEVVRSISEDIEGRVRALMASLGLVATG; this is encoded by the coding sequence GTGAGTTCCGGCAGCCAGCCGACCGTGTTGTTCCTATGTGTTCACAACGCGGGACGGTCACAGATGGCTGCCGGGTGGCTGGGTCACCTGGCTCGCGACCAGGTCGTGGTGCTGTCCGGTGGTTCGGAACCCGCCGTCTCGATCAACCCGGTGGCGGTCGAGGTGATGGCTGACGCGGGGATCGACATCGCCGGCAACAGCCCCCGGGCGTGGACACTGGATGAGATCGCGGCTGCCGATGTGGTTGTCACGATGGGATGCGGCGACGAGTGCCCCGTTGTCCCCGGCCCACGATATGAGGATTGGGAGTTGGCCGACCCGGCTGGCCAGCCAATCGAGGTGGTCAGGTCGATCAGCGAGGACATCGAGGGCCGGGTGCGAGCGCTGATGGCGTCGTTGGGGCTGGTGGCGACCGGCTGA
- the icd gene encoding NADP-dependent isocitrate dehydrogenase has protein sequence MPSKITIGTDGLAVPDEPMIPFIEGDGIGPDIWGAASRVFDAAVERAYSGKRRIEWVEVLAGQKGFDETGEWLPQSTIDSLRDHLVGIKGPLTTPIGGGIRSLNVAIRQIMDLYACVRPVRWYRGVPSPVLHPEKIDMVIFRENTEDVYAGLEVAAGTPEAVRLLEFLEAEMGWQIRPDSGIGIKPISETGTKRLVRAAIRYALANKRRSVTLVHKGNIMKFTEGAFRGWGYEVAKDEFGDRTVSWEECGGTPGERMLIKDSIADAFLQQILTRGDDYDVIATMNLNGDYISDALAAQVGGIGIAPGANINYDTGHAVFEATHGTAPKYAGQDKVNPGSVILSGALMLRYIGWGDAADRIEHGIEAAIGDGVVTYDFARMMQAPTEVSTSGFADAVIERL, from the coding sequence ATGCCTTCGAAGATCACCATTGGAACCGACGGCCTGGCAGTCCCGGACGAGCCGATGATCCCGTTCATCGAAGGGGATGGGATCGGCCCTGACATCTGGGGGGCCGCCAGTCGGGTCTTCGATGCGGCGGTGGAGCGGGCGTACTCGGGGAAGCGCCGGATCGAGTGGGTGGAGGTTCTCGCCGGGCAGAAGGGCTTCGACGAGACCGGTGAGTGGCTTCCCCAATCCACGATCGACTCCCTGCGCGATCACCTGGTGGGGATCAAGGGGCCGCTCACGACCCCGATCGGAGGCGGGATCCGCAGCCTCAACGTCGCCATCCGCCAGATCATGGACCTGTACGCATGCGTGCGGCCCGTCCGCTGGTATCGGGGTGTCCCCTCGCCGGTCCTCCATCCTGAGAAGATCGACATGGTGATCTTCCGCGAGAACACCGAGGACGTGTATGCGGGTTTGGAGGTGGCCGCCGGGACCCCCGAGGCGGTTCGGCTCCTCGAGTTCCTGGAGGCCGAAATGGGCTGGCAGATCCGCCCCGACAGCGGCATCGGGATCAAGCCGATTTCCGAGACGGGTACCAAGCGCCTGGTACGAGCGGCGATCCGGTACGCCCTGGCCAATAAGCGGAGATCGGTGACGCTGGTTCACAAGGGGAACATCATGAAGTTCACCGAGGGCGCCTTTCGAGGTTGGGGCTACGAGGTGGCGAAGGACGAATTCGGCGACCGGACCGTCTCCTGGGAGGAGTGCGGCGGCACGCCTGGTGAGCGGATGTTGATCAAGGACTCGATCGCAGACGCCTTCCTCCAGCAGATCCTCACTCGGGGCGACGACTACGACGTCATTGCCACGATGAACCTCAACGGGGACTACATCAGTGATGCCCTCGCCGCCCAGGTGGGCGGCATCGGCATCGCCCCGGGGGCCAACATCAACTACGACACCGGACACGCCGTGTTCGAGGCCACCCACGGCACCGCGCCGAAATACGCCGGTCAGGACAAGGTGAACCCCGGTTCGGTGATCCTGTCGGGCGCGCTCATGCTGCGCTACATCGGTTGGGGGGATGCCGCCGACCGCATCGAGCACGGTATCGAGGCGGCGATCGGCGACGGGGTGGTCACCTACGACTTCGCCCGGATGATGCAGGCACCCACCGAGGTGAGCACCAGCGGGTTCGCCGACGCGGTGATCGAGCGGCTGTGA
- a CDS encoding HU family DNA-binding protein translates to MNKKELGDAVGTSFGGSKAMGAAAVDAVFEAISKALAKGDEVQVSGFGKFEVRNRPARTGRNPRTGESLQIAASKAPGFKAAKNLKDQVNH, encoded by the coding sequence ATGAACAAGAAAGAGCTCGGCGACGCCGTAGGTACGTCGTTTGGAGGCTCGAAGGCGATGGGCGCCGCGGCGGTGGACGCCGTATTCGAGGCGATCTCCAAGGCGCTCGCCAAGGGCGACGAGGTGCAGGTGTCAGGTTTCGGCAAGTTCGAGGTCCGGAATCGTCCGGCTCGCACCGGTCGCAACCCGCGGACCGGCGAGTCGCTCCAGATCGCGGCGAGCAAGGCTCCTGGCTTCAAGGCCGCGAAGAATCTGAAGGATCAGGTCAACCACTGA
- a CDS encoding bifunctional 5,10-methylenetetrahydrofolate dehydrogenase/5,10-methenyltetrahydrofolate cyclohydrolase — MTARVLSGTEAAAVWRAEIAGRVGALAAEGKRVGLATLLVGDDPASAVYVRNKHQAAEAAGMRSFDLRLPASASQREVEEAVERLNGDAEVDGYIVQLPLSGHLDPAPVLGGMDPDKDADGLHPVNLGRMVSNVPGPRPATPTGILRLLDHYGIETRGARAVVVGRSTLVGRPLAVMLGLKGRDATVTLAHTATSDLDEVTARADLLFVAAGRPGLISGRHVKPGAFVVDAGTTRVDGGLVGDCVYDEVVEVAAGVTPVPGGVGPMTIAGLLFNTVALAEGSVR, encoded by the coding sequence ATGACCGCGCGCGTACTTTCCGGAACCGAAGCGGCTGCGGTGTGGCGCGCCGAGATCGCCGGCAGGGTGGGGGCTTTGGCCGCCGAAGGGAAGAGGGTGGGTCTGGCGACCCTCCTGGTCGGTGACGACCCGGCGTCGGCGGTCTATGTGCGCAACAAGCACCAGGCGGCGGAGGCTGCCGGGATGCGCTCCTTCGACCTGCGGCTACCGGCGAGCGCCTCCCAGCGGGAGGTGGAGGAGGCCGTCGAACGGCTCAACGGCGATGCCGAGGTCGATGGCTACATCGTCCAGCTGCCGCTTTCGGGCCATCTCGATCCCGCTCCGGTCCTCGGTGGGATGGATCCCGACAAGGACGCCGATGGTCTCCATCCGGTGAACCTCGGTCGCATGGTCAGCAATGTGCCGGGACCGCGGCCCGCCACCCCTACCGGGATCCTCCGCCTGCTCGATCACTACGGGATCGAGACCCGCGGCGCCCGGGCCGTGGTCGTAGGGCGATCGACGCTCGTGGGCCGACCCCTGGCCGTGATGCTTGGTCTCAAAGGGAGAGACGCGACAGTCACCCTGGCCCACACCGCCACATCCGATCTGGACGAGGTGACCGCCCGGGCCGACCTGCTATTCGTCGCCGCCGGGCGACCCGGCCTGATCAGCGGGCGGCACGTCAAACCGGGCGCGTTCGTGGTGGATGCCGGCACCACCCGGGTCGATGGTGGCCTGGTGGGTGATTGTGTCTATGACGAGGTGGTGGAGGTGGCGGCAGGGGTCACCCCGGTCCCTGGAGGCGTCGGCCCGATGACGATCGCCGGCCTGCTGTTCAACACGGTGGCCCTGGCCGAGGGATCTGTTCGCTAG
- the sucC gene encoding ADP-forming succinate--CoA ligase subunit beta, translated as MDLFEYQGKELFARLGVNVPEGMVATTPAEARAAAEKLGGRVVVKAQVQVGGRGKAGGIKLAEGPDEAEARAEEILGLDIKGHVVHRLWVEKASDIAAEYYASFTLDRAARKHLAMVSARGGMDIEAVAAEEPEAVVVMHIDPVVGLTNWQASELVYRAGFDRATARKSAAALQSLYEAFVSLDCDLVEVNPLILTGDGEIVALDAKVTLDSNAFFRHPEFAVFSEAFTVDPIEAMARAQGLNFIKLEGSVGIIGNGAGLVMSTLDLVSLVGGKAANFLDVGGGAGEETMKNALEVLTHDPSVRVVLINIFGGITRCDQVTGGIIEAAGTLDLPWPLVVRLDGTNAKEAREMLAGVASDMIVPAATMREAAEKAVALAGGGR; from the coding sequence GTGGATCTCTTCGAATATCAAGGCAAGGAGCTTTTCGCCCGTCTCGGGGTGAACGTGCCCGAGGGAATGGTGGCAACCACGCCTGCCGAGGCTCGCGCTGCTGCTGAGAAGCTCGGCGGGCGAGTGGTGGTGAAGGCCCAGGTGCAGGTGGGAGGCAGGGGCAAGGCGGGCGGGATCAAGCTGGCCGAGGGGCCAGACGAAGCGGAAGCGCGGGCCGAGGAGATCCTTGGTCTGGACATCAAGGGTCACGTCGTTCATCGCCTGTGGGTCGAGAAAGCCTCGGACATCGCCGCCGAGTACTACGCGTCATTCACCTTGGACCGAGCCGCCCGCAAGCACCTCGCGATGGTGTCGGCGCGAGGGGGCATGGACATCGAAGCGGTGGCGGCGGAGGAGCCCGAGGCAGTCGTAGTGATGCACATCGACCCGGTGGTGGGGCTGACCAACTGGCAGGCCTCGGAGCTGGTCTATCGGGCCGGGTTCGATCGCGCCACCGCACGCAAGTCGGCGGCGGCGCTGCAGTCGTTGTACGAGGCATTCGTTTCGCTCGACTGCGACCTGGTCGAGGTCAATCCGCTGATCCTTACCGGCGACGGCGAGATAGTGGCCTTGGACGCAAAGGTCACTCTCGATTCCAACGCCTTCTTCCGTCATCCCGAGTTCGCCGTGTTCAGCGAGGCGTTCACCGTCGATCCGATCGAGGCGATGGCCCGCGCCCAGGGCCTCAACTTCATCAAGCTGGAAGGCTCGGTGGGAATCATCGGCAACGGAGCAGGTCTGGTCATGTCGACCCTGGACCTCGTTTCGCTTGTCGGCGGCAAGGCCGCCAACTTCCTCGACGTTGGAGGAGGAGCGGGCGAGGAGACGATGAAGAATGCCCTCGAGGTGCTCACCCACGATCCGTCGGTGCGGGTGGTGCTCATCAATATCTTCGGGGGGATCACTCGTTGTGATCAGGTCACCGGCGGGATCATCGAAGCGGCGGGCACTCTCGACCTGCCGTGGCCGCTGGTGGTACGCCTCGACGGGACCAATGCCAAGGAAGCGAGAGAGATGCTCGCCGGCGTCGCCTCGGACATGATCGTCCCCGCCGCCACCATGCGCGAAGCCGCCGAAAAAGCCGTAGCCCTGGCCGGAGGCGGCCGATGA
- the mdh gene encoding malate dehydrogenase translates to MTKVTVVGAGKYGSTTAQRIAEADVTAEVVMTDIVEGLPQGLALDMNQSRPLEGYRTKVTGTNDYADTAGSDVVVITAGLPRKPGMSRMDLLGVNAKIIREVVEQVATASPDAVLIVVTNPLDQMTTLAADVSGFPRSQVIGQAGNLDSARFAHFIAEHTGADILSVEALTLGSHGETMVPVPSQCRVGGKPLTEVLDASAIDDLVARTRDGGAEIVALLKTGSAYYAPSSAAAKMVKAVLLDSNETMPVCAWTTGEYGVADVYLGVPAQIGAGGVTKIVELPLTGQELAELRSAAAAVKEKVAELEAL, encoded by the coding sequence ATGACCAAGGTGACCGTGGTGGGTGCGGGCAAGTACGGTTCGACGACTGCCCAGCGCATCGCCGAGGCCGATGTCACCGCCGAAGTGGTGATGACCGACATCGTCGAGGGACTGCCTCAGGGATTGGCGCTGGATATGAATCAGTCCAGGCCGCTCGAGGGGTATCGCACCAAGGTCACCGGGACCAACGACTACGCCGACACCGCCGGCAGCGACGTGGTGGTGATCACGGCCGGACTCCCTCGCAAGCCGGGCATGAGCCGGATGGACCTGCTCGGAGTGAACGCCAAGATCATCCGGGAGGTCGTCGAACAGGTGGCGACGGCGTCGCCAGATGCCGTACTGATCGTCGTCACCAACCCTTTGGACCAGATGACGACCCTGGCCGCCGACGTATCGGGTTTCCCTCGTTCGCAGGTGATCGGCCAGGCAGGCAATCTCGACAGTGCCCGGTTCGCCCACTTCATCGCTGAGCACACCGGGGCGGACATTCTGTCGGTGGAGGCGCTGACTCTGGGGAGCCACGGTGAGACGATGGTGCCCGTGCCCTCCCAGTGTCGGGTCGGGGGCAAGCCCCTCACCGAGGTGTTGGACGCCTCGGCCATCGACGATCTCGTCGCCAGGACCCGCGACGGCGGAGCGGAAATCGTGGCCCTCCTCAAGACCGGAAGCGCCTATTACGCCCCGTCATCGGCAGCGGCGAAGATGGTGAAGGCGGTTCTTCTCGACTCCAACGAGACCATGCCGGTTTGTGCCTGGACTACGGGCGAGTATGGCGTAGCGGACGTATATCTCGGCGTTCCTGCTCAGATCGGGGCCGGTGGCGTCACCAAGATCGTCGAATTGCCGCTGACCGGCCAAGAACTGGCCGAGCTCAGGTCGGCGGCCGCAGCGGTGAAGGAAAAGGTGGCTGAACTCGAGGCTCTTTGA
- a CDS encoding hemolysin family protein, with protein sequence MGPPFAESLPLVFLLGALIVIAVFLAATEAALLRVSSVKARVLADEGDKRAARVVALIDDLPRVLNSVLLVVLLTQIGAATLAGVIADRHFGSLGVTLASIGLTFVMFVYSEAIPKTIAVRRPLFVARLVAGPVLFLIRPLGPVVSALIWFADLQAPGRGVTTSASVTEAELRRMAADAQEAGEIETSDFELIERAFRVGDATIAEVVVPRTAVVAVAATESMASALDIALESGHRRLPVYETTIDEITGVVRLRDLAAAVADGIGGSIASLQQAPLFIPETRRVVDVLRDMQEQGNTIAVVVDEHGGTAGIVTVEDIVEELVGAIADSEGAMPEIRAIGPGRWVVRGSADIDDLELALGTKLPRGDYHTVAGLILATTGRIPHAGEELTVGDHHLRVAEASRRRVRLVEVREK encoded by the coding sequence ATGGGACCACCGTTCGCCGAGAGCCTGCCACTCGTCTTCCTGCTCGGAGCCCTCATCGTGATTGCGGTGTTCCTCGCGGCCACGGAGGCCGCGCTGCTCCGGGTGTCGTCGGTCAAGGCAAGGGTTCTCGCGGATGAGGGCGACAAACGGGCGGCGCGAGTAGTCGCCCTCATCGACGATCTCCCCCGCGTGCTGAATTCGGTGCTCCTGGTGGTGTTGCTCACCCAGATCGGGGCAGCGACGTTGGCGGGGGTGATCGCCGATCGGCACTTCGGCAGCCTCGGGGTGACACTGGCTTCGATCGGCCTCACGTTTGTGATGTTCGTGTACTCGGAGGCGATTCCGAAGACGATCGCGGTCCGCCGGCCTCTCTTCGTCGCCCGCCTCGTGGCCGGTCCGGTTCTGTTCCTCATCAGACCGCTGGGGCCGGTGGTGAGCGCCTTGATCTGGTTCGCCGACCTCCAGGCTCCAGGACGGGGAGTCACCACCTCGGCCTCGGTCACCGAGGCGGAGCTCCGGCGCATGGCCGCGGACGCTCAGGAGGCGGGAGAGATCGAAACGTCGGACTTCGAGCTGATCGAGCGGGCATTTCGGGTCGGAGACGCCACGATCGCCGAGGTCGTCGTCCCCCGGACCGCAGTGGTGGCGGTAGCGGCGACGGAATCGATGGCGAGTGCGCTCGACATCGCTCTGGAGTCCGGCCACCGCAGGCTCCCCGTGTACGAGACAACCATCGATGAGATCACCGGAGTGGTGCGGCTCCGAGACCTTGCTGCGGCTGTTGCCGACGGCATCGGCGGAAGCATCGCATCGCTCCAGCAGGCGCCTCTGTTCATACCGGAGACCCGTCGGGTGGTGGATGTCCTCCGCGACATGCAGGAGCAGGGGAACACCATCGCGGTGGTCGTCGACGAACACGGCGGGACGGCGGGCATCGTCACCGTCGAGGACATCGTCGAGGAACTAGTCGGGGCAATCGCCGACAGCGAGGGGGCGATGCCCGAGATCCGCGCCATCGGCCCCGGCCGCTGGGTGGTGCGAGGTTCGGCCGACATCGATGATCTCGAACTCGCATTGGGCACCAAGCTGCCCCGGGGTGATTACCACACCGTGGCCGGGCTCATCTTGGCGACGACCGGCCGCATCCCGCATGCTGGCGAGGAGTTGACGGTCGGGGACCACCACCTGCGGGTGGCCGAGGCGAGCCGCCGCCGCGTTCGGCTGGTCGAGGTCCGAGAAAAGTAG
- the udk gene encoding uridine kinase has product MPPLPLRSWPTAGPLIIGIAGGSGSGKTTIAESIVGSIGEDSVTLIQHDAYYRDLTHLPLEERAKVNYDHPDSLETDLLVGHLKSLLEGNAIQRPVYDFTVHNRALETVAVEPKPVVVVEGIVVLYEPDLRDLMDLKVYVDTDADLRIVRRLARDINERGRTFESVRAQYLETVRPMHLQFVEPSKRYADIVIPEGYNLGAVGTVISMIRDVLRQS; this is encoded by the coding sequence ATGCCTCCTCTTCCGCTGCGGTCGTGGCCGACGGCCGGGCCCTTGATCATCGGGATCGCCGGCGGGTCGGGATCGGGCAAGACGACGATCGCCGAGTCGATCGTCGGGTCGATCGGTGAGGACAGCGTCACCCTCATCCAGCACGACGCGTACTACCGCGACCTCACCCACCTGCCACTCGAGGAGCGGGCGAAGGTCAACTACGACCACCCCGATTCGCTGGAGACCGACCTGCTGGTGGGCCACCTGAAGAGCCTGCTCGAGGGAAACGCGATTCAGCGTCCGGTGTACGACTTCACCGTGCACAACCGGGCGCTGGAGACCGTTGCGGTGGAGCCGAAGCCGGTGGTGGTGGTCGAGGGCATCGTGGTCCTCTACGAGCCCGACCTACGCGACCTGATGGACCTGAAGGTGTATGTCGACACCGATGCCGACCTGCGGATCGTGCGCCGTCTCGCCCGAGACATCAACGAGCGGGGCCGTACTTTCGAGTCGGTCCGAGCGCAGTACCTCGAGACGGTGCGCCCGATGCACCTCCAGTTCGTGGAGCCGTCGAAGCGATATGCCGACATCGTGATTCCCGAGGGCTACAACCTCGGAGCGGTGGGGACCGTGATCTCGATGATCCGCGACGTACTGCGCCAGAGTTGA